Proteins encoded within one genomic window of Raphanus sativus cultivar WK10039 unplaced genomic scaffold, ASM80110v3 Scaffold4869, whole genome shotgun sequence:
- the LOC130507584 gene encoding UPF0481 protein At3g47200-like — protein sequence MVAVFYKDMLSWYLLTLKIREKLETENQGSEPVNQDQSLRPLQVTRSDQDQNNHNHEQTLSETGKIEVTKESPRETRDDWVISITDKLEQANRDDDTTIWGKLCIYRVPYYLQENDNQSYFPQTVSLGPYHHGKKRLRSMDRHKWRAVNRILKRTNQSIKIYIDAMSELEEKARACYEGPLGLSSNEFVEMLVLDGCFVLELFRGAVEGFTELGYARNDPVFAMRGSMHSIQRDMIMLENQLPLFILNRLLELQLGTKSQTGLVAQLAVRFFDPLMPTDEPMTKTDQSKLENYLAGDKAFDPFADMGELHCLDVFRRSLLRSSPKPEPRLSRRRWSRNTRVADKRRQQLIHCVTELKEAGIKFRRRKTDRFWDIQFNNGYLEIPRLLIHDGTKSLFLNLIAFEQCHIDSSNDITSYIIFMDNLIDSHADVSYLHYCGIIEHWLGSDAEVANLFNRLCEEVVFDTEDSYLSRLSAEVNRYYNQKWNAWRAALKHKYFNNPWAVVSFCAAVILLVLTLCQSFYAVYAYYKPPS from the exons atggtGGCTGTCTTCTACAAAGACATGTTGAGCTGGTACTTACTAACCCTCAAGATCCGCGAAAAACTAGAAACCGAAAACCAAGGATCCGAACCTGTTAACCAAGATCAAAGCCTCCGCCCTTTACAAGTCACCAGATCCGATCAAGACCAAAACAATCATAACCACGAGCAGACTCTATCCGAAACCGGTAAGATCGAGGTAACCAAAGAGAGCCCAAGAGAGACACGAGATGATTGGGTGATCTCAATCACTGACAAACTCGAGCAAGCAAATAGAGATGACGACACGACCATCTGGGGAAAGCTCTGTATCTACAGAGTTCCATATTACTTGCAAGAAAACGACAACCAATCGTATTTTCCTCAGACCGTGTCTCTTGGTCCGTACCATCATGGCAAGAAACGGCTCCGGTCCATGGACCGACACAAATGGCGTGCGGTCAATAGAATCTTGAAACGTACGAaccaaagcattaaaatatatattgacgCAATGAGCGAGCTCGAGGAGAAGGCTCGAGCTTGCTATGAAGGGCCTTTGGGTTTGAGCAGTAACGAGTTCGTGGAAATGCTTGTTCTTGATGGTTGCTTTGTGCTTGAGCTCTTCAGAGGAGCCGTTGAAGGATTTACCGAACTCGG ATATGCACGTAATGATCCGGTGTTTGCGATGAGAGGATCAATGCATTCAATTCAACGTGATATGATAATGCTAGAAAATCAACTTCCTTTGTTCATTCTAAACCGGTTATTAGAGCTACAGCTTGGTACAAAGAGCCAAACCGGTTTAGTGGCCCAATTAGCAGTTCGGTTCTTTGATCCACTAATGCCAACGGACGAGCCAATGACCAAAACCGACCAGTCAAAACTCGAGAACTATCTGGCAGGAGATAAAGCCTTTGATCCATTTGCCGACATGGGGGAGTTGCACTGTCTTGATGTTTTTCGTCGAAGTCTGCTCCGGTCTAGTCCTAAACCGGAGCCGAGGTTATCAAGAAGGAGATGGTCTAGGAACACGCGTGTGGCAGACAAGCGCCGACAACAGCTGATACATTGCGTGACGGAACTGAAAGAGGCCGGTATCAAGTTCAGGAGAAGAAAAACCGACCGGTTTTGGGATATTCAATTCAATAACGGTTATCTAGAGATACCGAGGCTACTTATTCATGATG GTACCAAATCTCTTTTCTTGAACCTTATAGCTTTTGAGCAGTGTCATATTGACTCGAGCAATGACATAACGTCCTACATAATCTTCATGGACAATTTAATAGATTCCCATGCAGATGTGAGCTACTTACACTACTGCGGTATTATCGAACATTGGCTAGGGAGCGATGCTGAGGTTGCGAATTTGTTCAACCGGTTATGTGAAGAAGTTGTTTTTGATACAGAAGATAGTTATCTATCTCGGTTATCAGCTGAGGTTAACCGTTATTACAATCAAAAGTGGAATGCTTGGAGAGCTGCCTTGAAACACAAGTATTTCAACAATCCATGGGCAGTTGTCTCTTTCTGTGCTGCAGTTATTCTACTAGTCCTCACATTATGTCAGAGTTTTTATGCTGTTTATGCTTATTATAAGCCACCTTCTTAA